One part of the Arabidopsis thaliana chromosome 1 sequence genome encodes these proteins:
- the BLH11 gene encoding BEL1-like homeodomain 11, protein MEDFRVRHECSSLRGTLLDSRYAKAVQCLVEEVIDIGGREVELCNNILINQLFPGRRRPGFALSSEIKSELCSSGFMSLPENHEIHIKITKLLSLLQQVEERFEQYCNQLEQVISSFEEIAGEGSSKVYTGLALQAMTRHFGSLEEAIISQLNSVRRRFIISHQDVPKIISSGLSQLSLFDGNTTSSSLQRLGLVQGPQRHAWKPIRGLPETSVAILRAWLFQHFLHPSVFLLLKCNNTSDESKLKCWRNNISLIAVMKTVIRMKQRSWCWRLKQDFRRTKYQIGL, encoded by the exons atggaggatTTTAGGGTAAGACATGAGTGTTCATCTCTCCGTGGTACTTTGTTGGATTCAAGATATGCTAAGGCAGTGCAATGCCTTGTAGAAGAAGTTATCGATATAGGTGGTAGAGAGGTTGAGCTTTGCAACAACATTCTAATCAATCAGCTGTTTCCAGGAAGGAGAAGACCCGGTTTTGCTTTGTCTTCCGAAATCAAATCCGAACTTTGCAGTTCTGGTTTCATGTCTTTGCCTGAGAATCATGAGATTcatatcaaaatcacaaagCTTCTCAGTTTGTTGCAACAG GTAGAAGAAAGATTTGAGCAGTACTGCAATCAACTGGAGCAAGTGATTTCATCATTTGAGGAAATAGCAGGAGAAGGATCATCTAAAGTGTACACCGGTTTAGCTCTCCAAGCCATGACTCGACATTTCGGTAGTCTTGAAGAAGCAATAATCTCTCAGCTAAACTCTGTTCGTCGGAGATTCATCATTTCTCATCAAGATGTTCCCAAGATCATCAGCTCTGGCTTATCACAGCTCAGCTTGTTCGATGGGAACACcacttcatcatcacttcaGCGACTTGGTTTGGTTCAAGGACCACAGAGACATGCTTGGAAACCCATCAGAGGCTTGCCTGAGACTTCCGTTGCAATTCTCCGAGCTTGGCTCTTTCAACATTTCTTGCACCCGTCAGTTTTCTTGTTGCTCAAGTGTAATAACACTAGTGATGAATCAAAGTTAAAATGTTGGAGAAATAACATTAGTTTGATTGCTGTAATGAAAACAGTTATCCGAATGAAGCAGAGAAGCTGGTGTTGGCGTCTCAAACAGGACTTTCGAAGAACCAA GTATCAAATTGGTTTATAA
- a CDS encoding UDP-Glycosyltransferase superfamily protein — MELAFLLRGVGADVVWITNQKPLEDDEVVYSLEHKMLDRGVQVISAKGQKAVDTSLKADLIVLNTAVAGKWLDAVLKENVVKVLPKILWWIHEMRGHYFNADLVKHLPFVAGAMIDSHATAGYWKNRTQARLGIKMPKTYVVHLGNSKELMEVAEDSVAKRVLREHVRESLGVRNEDLLFGIINSVSRGKGQDLFLRAFHESLERIKEKKLQVPTMHAVVVGSDMSKQTKFETELRNFVREKKLENFVHFVNKTLTVAPYIAAIDVLVQNSQARGECFGRITIEAMAFKLPVLGTAAGGTMEIVVNGTTGLLHSAGKEGVIPLAKNIVKLATQVELRLRMGKNGYERVKEMFLEHHMSHRIASVLKEVLQHAKARALR, encoded by the exons ATGGAATTGGCGTTTTTGTTAAGAGGAGTTGGTGCTGACGTTGTTTGGATCACTAATCAAAAGCCacttgaagatgatgaagttgTCTATAGTCTTGAACACAAGATGTTGGATCGAGGAGTTCAG GTTATCTCTGCAAAGGGTCAGAAAGCTGTAGATACATCTCTCAAGGCtgatttgattgttcttaataCTGCTGTGGCTGGGAAATGGCTTGATGCTgttctaaaagaaaatgttgttAAAGTTCTACCTAAGATCCTATGGTGGATTCATGAGATGAGAGGACACTATTTCAATGCTGATTTGGTCAAACACCTCCCCTTTGTTGCAGGGGCCATGATTGATTCGCATGCAACAGCTGGATActggaaaaacagaacacaagcTCGCCTAGG GATTAAAATGCCCAAAACTTACGTTGTGCACCTAGGAAATAGCAAGGAATTGATGGAAGTAGCTGAAGATAGTGTTGCCAAGAGAGTTCTCCGTGAGCACGTCCGAGAATCTCTTggagtgcggaatgaagacTTACTCTTTGGCATTATTAATA GTGTATCGCGTGGAAAAGGCCAGGATCTGTTCCTCCGAGCCTTCCACGAAAGTCttgaaagaatcaaagagaagaaacttcAGGTACCAACAATGCATGCAGTAGTAGTAGGAAGCGACATGAGCAAGCAGACAAAGTTCGAGACAGAGCTACGCAACTTTGTCCGAGAAAAGAAACTTGAGAACTTTGTCCACTTCGTCAACAAAACTCTAACCGTAGCACCATATATAGCAGCCATAGACGTTCTTGTCCAAAACTCCCAAGCCAGAGGAGAATGCTTTGGGAGAATAACAATCGAAGCCATGGCCTTTAAGCTACCTGTACTTGGTACTGCAGCCGGAGGAACAATGGAGATTGTAGTGAATGGAACGACTGGTCTGTTACATAGTGCAGGGAAAGAAGGAGTGATACCTCTCGCCAAGAACATAGTGAAGTTGGCGACGCAAGTTGAGTTACGGCTGAGAATGGGAAAAAATGGGTATGAGAGAGTAAAAGAGATGTTTTTGGAACATCATATGTCACATCGAATAGCTTCGGTACTCAAAGAAGTCTTGCAACACGCAAAGGCTCGTGCTTTACGATGA
- a CDS encoding UDP-Glycosyltransferase superfamily protein: MILVRSSFETCSISSQFVEEKNGESSAAKFQSNPLDFMKSKLVLLVSHELSLSGGPLLLMELAFLLRGVGADVVWITNQKPLEDDEVVYSLEHKMLDRGVQVISAKGQKAVDTSLKADLIVLNTAVAGKWLDAVLKENVVKVLPKILWWIHEMRGHYFNADLVKHLPFVAGAMIDSHATAGYWKNRTQARLGIKMPKTYVVHLGNSKELMEVAEDSVAKRVLREHVRESLGVRNEDLLFGIINSVSRGKGQDLFLRAFHESLERIKEKKLQVPTMHAVVVGSDMSKQTKFETELRNFVREKKLENFVHFVNKTLTVAPYIAAIDVLVQNSQARGECFGRITIEAMAFKLPVLGTAAGGTMEIVVNGTTGLLHSAGKEGVIPLAKNIVKLATQVELRLRMGKNGYERVKEMFLEHHMSHRIASVLKEVLQHAKARALR; the protein is encoded by the exons ATGATTCTCGTGAGATCTAGCTTTGAAACCTGTAGCATTAGTAGCCAATTCGTGGAAGAAAAGAATGGAGAAAGCAGCGCCGCGAAGTTTCAATCGAATCCTCTAGATTTCATGAAATCGAAGCTCGTTTTGTTAGTATCCCACGAGCTATCACTCTCAG GTGGACCTTTGCTATTGATGGAATTGGCGTTTTTGTTAAGAGGAGTTGGTGCTGACGTTGTTTGGATCACTAATCAAAAGCCacttgaagatgatgaagttgTCTATAGTCTTGAACACAAGATGTTGGATCGAGGAGTTCAG GTTATCTCTGCAAAGGGTCAGAAAGCTGTAGATACATCTCTCAAGGCtgatttgattgttcttaataCTGCTGTGGCTGGGAAATGGCTTGATGCTgttctaaaagaaaatgttgttAAAGTTCTACCTAAGATCCTATGGTGGATTCATGAGATGAGAGGACACTATTTCAATGCTGATTTGGTCAAACACCTCCCCTTTGTTGCAGGGGCCATGATTGATTCGCATGCAACAGCTGGATActggaaaaacagaacacaagcTCGCCTAGG GATTAAAATGCCCAAAACTTACGTTGTGCACCTAGGAAATAGCAAGGAATTGATGGAAGTAGCTGAAGATAGTGTTGCCAAGAGAGTTCTCCGTGAGCACGTCCGAGAATCTCTTggagtgcggaatgaagacTTACTCTTTGGCATTATTAATA GTGTATCGCGTGGAAAAGGCCAGGATCTGTTCCTCCGAGCCTTCCACGAAAGTCttgaaagaatcaaagagaagaaacttcAGGTACCAACAATGCATGCAGTAGTAGTAGGAAGCGACATGAGCAAGCAGACAAAGTTCGAGACAGAGCTACGCAACTTTGTCCGAGAAAAGAAACTTGAGAACTTTGTCCACTTCGTCAACAAAACTCTAACCGTAGCACCATATATAGCAGCCATAGACGTTCTTGTCCAAAACTCCCAAGCCAGAGGAGAATGCTTTGGGAGAATAACAATCGAAGCCATGGCCTTTAAGCTACCTGTACTTGGTACTGCAGCCGGAGGAACAATGGAGATTGTAGTGAATGGAACGACTGGTCTGTTACATAGTGCAGGGAAAGAAGGAGTGATACCTCTCGCCAAGAACATAGTGAAGTTGGCGACGCAAGTTGAGTTACGGCTGAGAATGGGAAAAAATGGGTATGAGAGAGTAAAAGAGATGTTTTTGGAACATCATATGTCACATCGAATAGCTTCGGTACTCAAAGAAGTCTTGCAACACGCAAAGGCTCGTGCTTTACGATGA
- the BLH11 gene encoding BEL1-like homeodomain 11 (BEL1-like homeodomain 11 (BLH11); FUNCTIONS IN: sequence-specific DNA binding transcription factor activity; INVOLVED IN: regulation of transcription, DNA-dependent, regulation of transcription; EXPRESSED IN: ovule, pedicel; EXPRESSED DURING: 4 anthesis; CONTAINS InterPro DOMAIN/s: Homeobox (InterPro:IPR001356), Homeodomain-like (InterPro:IPR009057), POX (InterPro:IPR006563), Homeodomain-related (InterPro:IPR012287); BEST Arabidopsis thaliana protein match is: BEL1-like homeodomain 7 (TAIR:AT2G16400.1); Has 5131 Blast hits to 5128 proteins in 338 species: Archae - 0; Bacteria - 0; Metazoa - 2154; Fungi - 324; Plants - 2471; Viruses - 0; Other Eukaryotes - 182 (source: NCBI BLink).), which produces MEDFRVRHECSSLRGTLLDSRYAKAVQCLVEEVIDIGGREVELCNNILINQLFPGRRRPGFALSSEIKSELCSSGFMSLPENHEIHIKITKLLSLLQQVEERFEQYCNQLEQVISSFEEIAGEGSSKVYTGLALQAMTRHFGSLEEAIISQLNSVRRRFIISHQDVPKIISSGLSQLSLFDGNTTSSSLQRLGLVQGPQRHAWKPIRGLPETSVAILRAWLFQHFLHPYPNEAEKLVLASQTGLSKNQVSNWFINARVRLWKPMIEEMYREEFGDSLDESMQREANDDSN; this is translated from the exons atggaggatTTTAGGGTAAGACATGAGTGTTCATCTCTCCGTGGTACTTTGTTGGATTCAAGATATGCTAAGGCAGTGCAATGCCTTGTAGAAGAAGTTATCGATATAGGTGGTAGAGAGGTTGAGCTTTGCAACAACATTCTAATCAATCAGCTGTTTCCAGGAAGGAGAAGACCCGGTTTTGCTTTGTCTTCCGAAATCAAATCCGAACTTTGCAGTTCTGGTTTCATGTCTTTGCCTGAGAATCATGAGATTcatatcaaaatcacaaagCTTCTCAGTTTGTTGCAACAG GTAGAAGAAAGATTTGAGCAGTACTGCAATCAACTGGAGCAAGTGATTTCATCATTTGAGGAAATAGCAGGAGAAGGATCATCTAAAGTGTACACCGGTTTAGCTCTCCAAGCCATGACTCGACATTTCGGTAGTCTTGAAGAAGCAATAATCTCTCAGCTAAACTCTGTTCGTCGGAGATTCATCATTTCTCATCAAGATGTTCCCAAGATCATCAGCTCTGGCTTATCACAGCTCAGCTTGTTCGATGGGAACACcacttcatcatcacttcaGCGACTTGGTTTGGTTCAAGGACCACAGAGACATGCTTGGAAACCCATCAGAGGCTTGCCTGAGACTTCCGTTGCAATTCTCCGAGCTTGGCTCTTTCAACATTTCTTGCACCC TTATCCGAATGAAGCAGAGAAGCTGGTGTTGGCGTCTCAAACAGGACTTTCGAAGAACCAA GTATCAAATTGGTTTATAAATGCTCGAGTTCGACTCTGGAAACCGATGATAGAAGAGATGTATAGAGAGGAATTTGGAGATTCCTTAGATGAATCAATGCAAAGAGAAGCCAATGATGATTCAAACtaa